One Streptomyces sp. RPA4-2 genomic window carries:
- the egtB gene encoding ergothioneine biosynthesis protein EgtB — MTAPTSPTDPESLRERALDALTTARDRTALLTSCVEEPELTAQHSPLMSPLVWDLAHIGNQEELWLLRAVAGRDAMRPEIDGLYDAFEHPRAERPSLPLLPPAEARQYAAEVRGRALDVLEGTAFRGTPLTEAGFAFGMIAQHEQQHDETMLITHQLRTGPAALTAPDPDPAPPFTGPAEVLVPGGPFTMGTSTEPWALDNERPAHRREVPAFFIDTTPVTNAAYQAFIADGGYDTERWWSPQGWAHIRAHGIEAPLFWRREGGQWLRRRFGVTELVPPDEPVLHVCWYEADAYARWAGRRLPTEAEWEKAARHDPATGRSTRYPWGDTDPTPEHANLGQRHLRPAPAGSYPAGESPLGVRQLIGDVWEWTSSDLQPYPGFAAFPYKEYSEVFFGPEHKILRGGSFAVDKVACRGTFRNWDYPIRRQIFSGFRTARDGQA; from the coding sequence ATGACCGCCCCCACCTCACCCACGGACCCCGAGTCGCTCAGGGAGCGCGCGCTCGACGCACTGACCACGGCCCGTGACCGCACCGCGCTCCTCACGTCCTGCGTGGAGGAGCCCGAGCTGACCGCGCAGCACTCGCCGTTGATGTCCCCGCTGGTCTGGGACCTCGCGCACATCGGCAACCAGGAGGAGCTGTGGCTGCTGCGCGCGGTCGCCGGACGTGACGCCATGCGGCCCGAGATAGACGGGCTGTACGACGCGTTCGAGCATCCGCGCGCCGAGCGGCCCTCGCTGCCGCTGCTTCCGCCCGCGGAGGCCCGGCAGTACGCCGCCGAGGTACGCGGCCGCGCCCTGGACGTCCTGGAGGGCACCGCCTTCCGGGGCACTCCGCTGACCGAGGCGGGCTTCGCCTTCGGCATGATCGCGCAGCACGAACAGCAGCACGACGAGACGATGCTGATCACCCATCAGCTGCGCACGGGACCGGCGGCCCTCACCGCGCCGGACCCCGATCCCGCCCCGCCGTTCACGGGACCGGCCGAAGTCCTCGTCCCCGGCGGCCCGTTCACGATGGGCACGTCCACCGAGCCCTGGGCACTGGACAACGAGCGACCGGCGCACCGGCGCGAGGTCCCGGCGTTCTTCATCGACACCACTCCGGTGACCAACGCCGCCTACCAGGCCTTCATCGCGGACGGCGGCTACGACACCGAACGCTGGTGGAGCCCGCAGGGCTGGGCCCACATCCGCGCCCACGGCATCGAGGCGCCGCTGTTCTGGCGCCGGGAGGGCGGGCAGTGGCTGCGGCGCCGCTTCGGCGTCACCGAACTCGTCCCGCCGGACGAGCCCGTGCTGCACGTGTGCTGGTACGAGGCCGACGCCTACGCCCGCTGGGCGGGACGCCGGCTGCCCACCGAGGCCGAGTGGGAGAAGGCCGCCCGTCACGACCCGGCCACCGGCCGCTCCACCCGCTACCCCTGGGGCGACACCGACCCCACCCCCGAGCACGCCAACCTCGGCCAGCGCCATCTGCGCCCGGCCCCGGCCGGCAGCTATCCGGCCGGTGAGTCCCCGCTCGGCGTACGGCAGTTGATCGGCGACGTGTGGGAGTGGACGTCGAGCGACCTGCAGCCCTACCCCGGCTTCGCGGCCTTCCCGTACAAGGAGTACTCGGAGGTCTTCTTCGGGCCGGAGCACAAGATTCTGCGCGGTGGCTCGTTCGCCGTGGACAAGGTCGCCTGCCGGGGCACCTTCCGCAACTGGGACTACCCGATCCGTCGGCAGATCTTCTCCGGGTTCCGCACGGCCCGCGACGGACAAGCCTGA
- the egtA gene encoding ergothioneine biosynthesis glutamate--cysteine ligase EgtA, with protein sequence MSDSVSDCTEQRSAVTEAEVEALVRGICFKTGPPRTLGVEVEWLVHELRRPQLPATPEQLEAAYAALRTLSLRSALTVEPGGQLELSSAPAGSLMECIGSVSADLDAVRAVLREAGLGLSGNGHEPWNPPSRYLREPRYDAMERYLDRTGPEGRAMMCSSASVQVCLDAGYEEPGPLGHGRRWWLANQLGAVLVAAFAHSPLARGHYTGWRSTRQSLWTAMDPGRSAAPPLGGDPRAAWARHVLDAPVMCVRAPEGPWEVPEGLTFREWTRSGTPPNRADLDYHLTTLFPPVRPRGHLELRMIDAQPGEDGWIVPLAVTAALFDDPEAAEIAYRTVKPLAERAEGLPAPSNPLWIGAARHGLTDPELREAAVICFAAAAEALPRLGATAEVREAVAEFTDRYVARGRCPADDLLSQFHSQFHGRLHDRPHDRPQDRSDDRSQNRSHGKDIRT encoded by the coding sequence ATGTCCGATTCGGTGAGTGACTGTACGGAGCAACGCTCCGCCGTCACCGAGGCCGAGGTGGAAGCGCTGGTCCGAGGCATATGCTTCAAGACCGGCCCTCCCCGCACCCTCGGTGTCGAAGTGGAATGGCTCGTCCACGAGCTGCGGCGGCCGCAGCTCCCCGCAACACCAGAACAGCTCGAAGCGGCGTACGCCGCTCTGCGGACCCTGTCCCTGCGTTCGGCGCTCACCGTCGAACCGGGCGGCCAGCTGGAGCTCAGCTCCGCACCCGCCGGCTCCCTGATGGAGTGCATCGGGTCCGTGTCGGCCGATCTCGACGCGGTGCGCGCGGTACTGCGCGAGGCCGGACTGGGCCTCAGTGGCAACGGCCACGAACCCTGGAACCCCCCGAGCCGCTACCTCCGTGAGCCGCGCTACGACGCCATGGAGCGCTACCTGGACCGCACGGGCCCCGAGGGCCGGGCGATGATGTGCTCCTCCGCCTCGGTCCAGGTGTGCCTGGACGCCGGGTACGAGGAGCCCGGACCGCTCGGCCACGGGCGCCGCTGGTGGCTGGCGAACCAGTTGGGCGCGGTCCTGGTGGCCGCGTTCGCGCACTCCCCGCTCGCCCGGGGCCACTACACCGGCTGGCGCTCCACGCGGCAGTCGCTGTGGACGGCCATGGACCCGGGCCGGTCCGCCGCGCCTCCGCTGGGCGGCGATCCGCGCGCCGCCTGGGCCCGGCACGTCCTGGACGCGCCGGTGATGTGCGTCCGTGCGCCGGAGGGCCCCTGGGAGGTACCCGAGGGCCTGACCTTCCGGGAGTGGACCCGGTCCGGCACACCGCCGAACCGGGCGGATCTGGACTACCACCTCACGACCCTGTTCCCGCCGGTCCGCCCCCGCGGCCATCTGGAACTGCGCATGATCGACGCGCAGCCGGGCGAGGACGGGTGGATCGTGCCACTGGCGGTGACGGCAGCGCTGTTCGACGACCCGGAGGCGGCGGAGATCGCCTACCGGACCGTCAAGCCCCTCGCGGAGCGGGCGGAAGGACTGCCGGCTCCGTCCAATCCGCTGTGGATCGGCGCCGCCCGGCACGGCCTGACCGACCCCGAGCTGCGCGAGGCCGCCGTCATCTGCTTCGCGGCCGCCGCCGAGGCGCTGCCCCGCCTCGGTGCCACCGCCGAGGTGCGGGAGGCCGTCGCGGAGTTCACGGACCGCTATGTGGCCCGGGGGCGCTGCCCCGCCGACGATCTGCTGAGCCAGTTCCACAGTCAATTCCACGGTCGGCTCCACGACCGTCCCCACGACCGGCCCCAGGATCGGTCCGACGACCGGTCCCAGAATCGGTCCCACGGGAAGGACATCCGCACATGA